A genomic segment from Leopardus geoffroyi isolate Oge1 chromosome A2, O.geoffroyi_Oge1_pat1.0, whole genome shotgun sequence encodes:
- the SSBP1 gene encoding single-stranded DNA-binding protein, mitochondrial isoform X3: protein MFRRPVLQVFHQFVRRESEIASSLVLERSLNRVQLLGRVGQDPVMRQVEGKNPVTIFSLATNEMWRSGESEVYQMGDVSQKTTWHRISVFRPGLRDVAYQYVKKGSRIYVEGKVDYGEYTDKNNVRRQATTIIADPHLAFSGLKCGHDG from the exons ATGTTTCGGAGACCTGTATTACAG GTGTTTCATCAGTTTGTAAGACGTGAGTCTGAAATAGCCAGCAGCTTGGTTCTTGAAAGAT CTCTGAACCGTGTGCAGCTCCTTGGGCGAGTGGGTCAGGACCCCGTCATGAGACAGGTGGAAGGGAAGAACCCGGTCACAATATTTTCTCTAGCAACGAATGAGATGTGGCGGTCAGGGGAGAGTGAAGTATACCAAATGG GTGATGTCAGTCAAAAGACGACATGGCACAGAATATCAGTATTCCGACCAGGCCTCAGAGATGTGGCGTATCAGTATGTGAAAAAGGG gtCCCGTATCTATGTGGAAGGGAAAGTCGACTATGGTGAATACACAGATAAAAACAATGTGAGGCGACAGGCAACAACAATCATAGCTG
- the SSBP1 gene encoding single-stranded DNA-binding protein, mitochondrial isoform X1, whose protein sequence is MFRRPVLQVFHQFVRRESEIASSLVLERSLNRVQLLGRVGQDPVMRQVEGKNPVTIFSLATNEMWRSGESEVYQMDLGDVSQKTTWHRISVFRPGLRDVAYQYVKKGSRIYVEGKVDYGEYTDKNNVRRQATTIIADPHLAFSGLKCGHDG, encoded by the exons ATGTTTCGGAGACCTGTATTACAG GTGTTTCATCAGTTTGTAAGACGTGAGTCTGAAATAGCCAGCAGCTTGGTTCTTGAAAGAT CTCTGAACCGTGTGCAGCTCCTTGGGCGAGTGGGTCAGGACCCCGTCATGAGACAGGTGGAAGGGAAGAACCCGGTCACAATATTTTCTCTAGCAACGAATGAGATGTGGCGGTCAGGGGAGAGTGAAGTATACCAAATGG ATTTAGGTGATGTCAGTCAAAAGACGACATGGCACAGAATATCAGTATTCCGACCAGGCCTCAGAGATGTGGCGTATCAGTATGTGAAAAAGGG gtCCCGTATCTATGTGGAAGGGAAAGTCGACTATGGTGAATACACAGATAAAAACAATGTGAGGCGACAGGCAACAACAATCATAGCTG
- the SSBP1 gene encoding single-stranded DNA-binding protein, mitochondrial isoform X4 produces the protein MFRRPVLQVFHQFVRRESEIASSLVLERSLNRVQLLGRVGQDPVMRQVEGKNPVTIFSLATNEMWRSGESEVYQMGDVSQKTTWHRISVFRPGLRDVAYQYVKKGSRIYVEGKVDYGEYTDKNNVRRQATTIIADNIIFLSDQTKEKA, from the exons ATGTTTCGGAGACCTGTATTACAG GTGTTTCATCAGTTTGTAAGACGTGAGTCTGAAATAGCCAGCAGCTTGGTTCTTGAAAGAT CTCTGAACCGTGTGCAGCTCCTTGGGCGAGTGGGTCAGGACCCCGTCATGAGACAGGTGGAAGGGAAGAACCCGGTCACAATATTTTCTCTAGCAACGAATGAGATGTGGCGGTCAGGGGAGAGTGAAGTATACCAAATGG GTGATGTCAGTCAAAAGACGACATGGCACAGAATATCAGTATTCCGACCAGGCCTCAGAGATGTGGCGTATCAGTATGTGAAAAAGGG gtCCCGTATCTATGTGGAAGGGAAAGTCGACTATGGTGAATACACAGATAAAAACAATGTGAGGCGACAGGCAACAACAATCATAGCTG ATAATATTATATTTCTGAGTGACCAGACCAAAGAAAAGGCATAG
- the SSBP1 gene encoding single-stranded DNA-binding protein, mitochondrial isoform X5, with amino-acid sequence MFRRPVLQVFHQFVRRESEIASSLVLERSLNRVQLLGRVGQDPVMRQVEGKNPVTIFSLATNEMWRSGESEVYQMDLGDVSQKTTWHRISVFRPGLRDVAYQYVKKGSRIYVEGKVDYGEYTDKNNVRRQATTIIAVNCC; translated from the exons ATGTTTCGGAGACCTGTATTACAG GTGTTTCATCAGTTTGTAAGACGTGAGTCTGAAATAGCCAGCAGCTTGGTTCTTGAAAGAT CTCTGAACCGTGTGCAGCTCCTTGGGCGAGTGGGTCAGGACCCCGTCATGAGACAGGTGGAAGGGAAGAACCCGGTCACAATATTTTCTCTAGCAACGAATGAGATGTGGCGGTCAGGGGAGAGTGAAGTATACCAAATGG ATTTAGGTGATGTCAGTCAAAAGACGACATGGCACAGAATATCAGTATTCCGACCAGGCCTCAGAGATGTGGCGTATCAGTATGTGAAAAAGGG gtCCCGTATCTATGTGGAAGGGAAAGTCGACTATGGTGAATACACAGATAAAAACAATGTGAGGCGACAGGCAACAACAATCATAGCTG
- the SSBP1 gene encoding single-stranded DNA-binding protein, mitochondrial isoform X6 — protein sequence MFRRPVLQVFHQFVRRESEIASSLVLERSLNRVQLLGRVGQDPVMRQVEGKNPVTIFSLATNEMWRSGESEVYQMGDVSQKTTWHRISVFRPGLRDVAYQYVKKGSRIYVEGKVDYGEYTDKNNVRRQATTIIAVNCC from the exons ATGTTTCGGAGACCTGTATTACAG GTGTTTCATCAGTTTGTAAGACGTGAGTCTGAAATAGCCAGCAGCTTGGTTCTTGAAAGAT CTCTGAACCGTGTGCAGCTCCTTGGGCGAGTGGGTCAGGACCCCGTCATGAGACAGGTGGAAGGGAAGAACCCGGTCACAATATTTTCTCTAGCAACGAATGAGATGTGGCGGTCAGGGGAGAGTGAAGTATACCAAATGG GTGATGTCAGTCAAAAGACGACATGGCACAGAATATCAGTATTCCGACCAGGCCTCAGAGATGTGGCGTATCAGTATGTGAAAAAGGG gtCCCGTATCTATGTGGAAGGGAAAGTCGACTATGGTGAATACACAGATAAAAACAATGTGAGGCGACAGGCAACAACAATCATAGCTG
- the SSBP1 gene encoding single-stranded DNA-binding protein, mitochondrial isoform X2 has protein sequence MFRRPVLQVFHQFVRRESEIASSLVLERSLNRVQLLGRVGQDPVMRQVEGKNPVTIFSLATNEMWRSGESEVYQMDLGDVSQKTTWHRISVFRPGLRDVAYQYVKKGSRIYVEGKVDYGEYTDKNNVRRQATTIIADNIIFLSDQTKEKA, from the exons ATGTTTCGGAGACCTGTATTACAG GTGTTTCATCAGTTTGTAAGACGTGAGTCTGAAATAGCCAGCAGCTTGGTTCTTGAAAGAT CTCTGAACCGTGTGCAGCTCCTTGGGCGAGTGGGTCAGGACCCCGTCATGAGACAGGTGGAAGGGAAGAACCCGGTCACAATATTTTCTCTAGCAACGAATGAGATGTGGCGGTCAGGGGAGAGTGAAGTATACCAAATGG ATTTAGGTGATGTCAGTCAAAAGACGACATGGCACAGAATATCAGTATTCCGACCAGGCCTCAGAGATGTGGCGTATCAGTATGTGAAAAAGGG gtCCCGTATCTATGTGGAAGGGAAAGTCGACTATGGTGAATACACAGATAAAAACAATGTGAGGCGACAGGCAACAACAATCATAGCTG ATAATATTATATTTCTGAGTGACCAGACCAAAGAAAAGGCATAG